The DNA sequence ATTAGCGGCTCAAACGGCCCGCAAATTTTTAGAATTGCGGGGCCTCGGCCCGGATATTTTTGACGGTTGCGTTCTGGGCATGACCATCGGGCAACCGGCCTGGTTTTATGCCAATCCCTGGTTCTGTGCCCTGCTGGGGAACGACAAGATCAGCGGGCCGACCCTCAGTCAGGCCTGCGCCACCAGTGCCACTTCCATTTATACCGGAGGACTTTGGGTGGAATCGGGGATGTATCAAAATGTCTTGGTAGCCACCGCCGACCGCTGTTCCAATGGTCCGCATACCATCTGGCCCAACCCGAATGGTCCCGGGGGGGAAGTGATCAGCGAGAACTGGATGATGGACAATTTCAATAAGGATCCCTATGCCCGACAAGCCATGGTCCAGACCGCCGAAAACGTGGCGGTCCTGTGCGGCGGTGTGACCAAAGAAGAATCGGACGCCATGGCCGTTCGTCGCTATGAACAGTATTTAATGAGTCTGGCCAATGACCGGGAATTCCAAAAGGGTTATATGATTCCGGTGGAGGTTCAAATTTCCAAAAAGAAGACGAATATCATAGAAACGGATGAGGGGATTTCCCCTTGTACCCCGGAAGGTCTGGCCCCGCTCAAACCGGTCATTGCCGGGGGCTGCATTTCTTTTGGGGCCCAGACCCATCCGGCTGATGGGAATGCCGGGATGATTATTACCACCAAGGAGCGGGCCAAAGAACTCGGCCAGAAGAAAGAGGTGACCATTCAACTCTTGAGTTATGGCTATGCCCGGGCCAAAAAGGCCCACATGGCCGCGGCCGTCACACCGGCCGCCGAAATGGCTTTAAAGAACGCCGGGATCGAAGTAAAAGATCTGGCGGCCGTCAAGACCCACAATCCTTTTTCCGTTAACGATATCGTGATGGGTAAACAGATGCAGATTCCGGAAGGGATCTTTAATAATTATGGAAGCTCTTTAGTTTTTGGGCATCCTCAAGGCCCGACCGGGGCCCGCTGTACCGTCGAGTTGATCGAGGAACTGGTAAAGATCGGCGGAGGCTACGGACTCTTTGCCGGCTGTGCCGCCGGTGATACGGGTGCGGCTCTGGTGATTAAGGTCTCTTAATTTCCGGAACCAGGCCCAATTTAGTAGCTGTTTAGGACGCATAATCAATCAGCAGCGATAAAGTTTTGTCGACCAGGTGAGCAGTGCCCCTCTTTCCGTCATTCCGGCATGCCTTAAGCTTGTCCCCGACGTTCTTAATCGGGGAGCGGAATCCAGGGACTTTGATTTGCATTTTCTTAAAAAATCTGGATTCCCGATAAAGACATTCGGGAATGACGAAAAAGGGGTGCTACCAGGATCAACCGCTTCTGAAGTAGCGATGCCGGATGCTGGATAATTCACCCAACCCGGACCAGCCGGAACCAAGATTTTGGATATGCAAAACATGTTAAAAAAACCTCAATTGGTCCGGGTCCAAGGTGTGTTCTTTAAGAAATTCTATCCATTTTGCGTAGAATTATATTCTTTAGTTACTAATGCGTTCGAGATAAAGGTTTATCAGTATCCAGCATCGTTTCAAAAAATTGAGTACGGCCACTAATCTTGGAGAACCGGTTTAAAGACCCATTTTCAAATATCTTTGGTTAGAATTGAAAGGGAGATCCCCGTGAAATGGGCCGCCCCAGAGCAAGCGAAAGCGACGCTATTCGGAACCTGGTTCTGGGGAAAATTTTTTCGTCTTGCCTCGCGCTGGCCGGAACGGTTGATCACGGCAGGCCTTTCGGCCGTTATCTGCTCTATCGTCTTTTCCCTGGCTCCGCTATGCGGCCCGGCTTCCGCGGACGACAGCAAGAAGCACATCCTGATTCTACATTCCTATCACAAGGGGCTTGAATGGACAGACAGTGAGGACAACGGGATCCTCTCGGTTCTGAAGTCCCGTCTGCCGGATATTGACGTCCATACCGAATACATGGATACCAAAAGGATCTCCGATGACGCCTATTACAGCGGGTTCTTCCGGCTTTTGAAGCGAAAATACGCCTCCATTGCCTTCCATGTCGTACTGGTAACGGACGACGACGCCTTCAACTTCTACCTCAAATACCATCAGGTCCTTTTTCCCGGAGTGCCGGCCGTCTTTTGCGGGGTCAACTACTTCAAAGATTCGGATCGGGCGGGCCGCAAGGATCTCATCACCGGAGTGGTCGAGGCCTTCGATATACCGAATACCCTGCGAACCGCCCTTTGCCTCCATCCCGATACCTCGAGGGTTTGGGTCATCAATGACAGGACCACGACCGGCCTGGCGAACAAAAGGATACTGGAAGAGGTGATACCCGAATTTAAAGGGAAAGTCGGTTTTGTTTTTCTGGAAGATTTCGACATGCCTGAAGTCCTCGATGAGGTCAGACAGTTGTCGAAGGGCGATATTATTCTTTTAATGACCTTCAACCGGGACCGGTCCGGTAATGTCTACGACTATAATCAAAGCATCGCCCTTATTTCCAAACAGGCGCGGGTGCCCATCTACGGGGTCTGGGATTTCTACCTCGGTAAAGGGATCGTGGGCGGCATGCTGACCAGCGGAGGGGACCAGGGCCGGACCGCCGCTGAAATCGCCCTGCGGATCCTGAATGGGGAGAAGGTCCGGAACCTTTCCGTTGTCAAAGAGAGTCCCAACCGATACATGTTCGATTATCTCCAGTTGAAGCGCTTTCAAGTCAAACCCTCCGATCTTCCAAAGGAAAGCATTCTCATCCATCTCCCCGACTCGTTCTATGCCCGCTACAAAAAGTTCATCCTGTTCAGTGCCGCCATCATCGTCAGCCTGTCCCTGATTATCGTCATCCTGCTGGTCAATATCTCGCTCAGGAAACGCTATGAAAAGGCACTCCGGGAATCGGAGGAGAAATACCGCAACCTCTATGATACTGCCCCCGACATGTACCATTCCATCAACAGTGAGGGGATCATCATCGACTGCAATGCCACCGAAGCGGCCATGCTCGGCTATACCAAAGAGGAGATCATCGGCCGGCCGGTGGCCGACTTTCTGACCGGCGATTCACAGAAGACCTATGAAAAGGAGTTTTCGACCCTGACCGAGCACCGGGCCCTCTTCGGCCTGGAAAGGGAGTTCGTCAGAAAGGACCGGTCCACCTTCACCGCCAGCCTGAACGTCTTTATCGAGCTCGACGCCCAGGGCCGGCTGGTCAGAACCAAGACCATCGGTCGGGACATCACCGAACAGAAGCGGGTGGAAGAAGCGCTGCGGAATTCCCGGGAAGAGCTGAGGAGCCTCTCAGCCCATATCCAGTCCGCCCGGGAGGAGGAGCGGGGGCACATCGCCCGGGAGATCCACGACGAACTCGGGCAGGTGCTTTCGAAACTGAAGCTGGATCTGGCCTGGCTGAAAAAACGTTTTTTGGACGATCAAAGGCCGCTCCGGGAAAAGATTGATATCATGTCGGGTCTGGTGGATAGTACCATCCGGACCGTCCAGAGGATATCCTCGGCCCTGCGGCCGGGGGTGCTCGATTACCTTGGTCTGGCGGCCGCCATTGAGTGGCAGGCCCAGGAATTCAAGGATCAGACCGGGATTGATTTTACGGTTGCGGTCCCTCCCGACATGACGGTCCCGGATCAGGATGTGGCCACCGCGGTCTTCCGCATTTTTCAGGAGACCCTGACCAACGTCATCCGCCATGCCCAGGCCACCCGGGTCGAGGTCCGGCTCGAAAAGGATGATGCCGCCGTCCGGCTCGAGGTCCGGGACAACGGAAAAGGTATCCCGGATGAAAAGAAGGCCAGCCATGCTTCCTTCGGACTGATCGGCATGAAGGAACGGGCCCGTTTTCTCGGCGGCACCATGACGATCGACAGTTCACCGGAGAAGGGCACCACCCTTTTGGTAAACATACCATTCAGAAAGGCGGACCCTGCATGATAACCCTACTCATCGCCGATGACCACGCCATCTTCCGTGAAGGGCTGCGCCAGATCCTTGAGGATGTCCCAGACATGGTGGTGTCCGGCGAGGCCAGCTCCGGCCAGGAGGTCCTCGAAAAGGTCTCTAAAAACGATTATGATCTCCTCCTGCTCGATATCGCCATGCCCGGGCTGAGCGGACTCGAAACCCTGAAGCTTTTAAAAAGTCAGAAGCCGAAACTGCGGGTCCTGGTTCTGAGCATGTACCCGGAAGAGCAGTATGCGGTCCGGGCCATCAAGGCCGGGGCCTACGGCTACATCACCAAGGCGAGTGCCTCGGAAGAGCTGATCGGGGCCATTCGGAAGATCTCGGGAGGCGGGCGCTACATCAGCGCCTCCATAGCCGAGAAGCTCCTTTTTAACCTCGACCCGGAACCCGATCGCCCGCTTCATGAACGGCTCTCGGACCGGGAATACCAGGTCCTCTGCCTGATCGCCAGGGGCCGGACCGTGGGCGAAATAGCCGAAGAACTGTGCCTGAGCGTCAAGACTGTCAGCACCCACCGGACCCACATCCTGGAAAAGATGCGGCTGAAGTCCAACGCCGAACTGACCAACTATGCGCTGAAGTTGGGTCTGGTCTGCCTGACCGACTGAGCCTCCGGAAATTCCCCGGCCCCTGTTTTACAGAGCTGCCGCCGCCCCCCGGCCCGGTATCTTTAAGCCCCATCTCCCTTCCTCATAGGACAAACCCCTATACAAAAAATCAGACAGAGACCGATTTTTTTCTTTATTCCCTTCCTCCAAAGTAAGAGCCAAAAAATAAATCCAAATTAAGGAGGAGCGTATGAAACGGTATTTTTTTTGTGTTGTAGCGCTTGTCGCAATTCTCGCGGTATCTTCAGTGGCTGCCCTGGCTGCGCCTAAGGAGGAAAAACCGGTTTTGCTGCAGGTGCCGGTGGCCTTTGCGACCAACCTGCCCGGCCTCGGTGACGGGATCATGTACATTGCCAACAATATCGAGCTGGCCAGTAACGGCAGCGTCAAGATGAAGGTCTTTGAGCCCGGCAAGCTGGTGGCCCCCTTCGAAGTCCTGGACGCCGTATCGAAAGGCAAGGTAAACGCCGGCTACAGTACTGCCGGTTATTGGGAAGGCAAACTCCCGGCCGCGCCTCTGTTCTCGGCCGTCCCCTTCGGACCGGAGACCGGGGAATACCTGGCCTGGTTTTATTACGGCAACGGGATGAAACTCTACCAGGAGATGTACGACAAGGCCGGTTACAACGTCAAGGTCCTCCTGGCGGCCATCATCGCCCCCGAGACCTCGGGATGGTTTACCAAGGAGATCAAGTCGGCCGCTGACCTCAAGGGTATGCGGATGCGCTTTTTCGGTTTGGGTGGAAAGGTCATGGAAAAATTAGGGGTCTCGGTGAGTCTGTTGCCGGCCGGCGAGATATTCCCGGCCCTGGAGAAGAGGGCCCTGGACGCCACGGAATTCTCCATGCCGGCCATCGACGAGCGGCTGGGCTTTTTCAAGATCGCCAAGTATAACTATTATCCCGGCTGGCACCAGCAGGCGACGACCTTCGAGCTGCTGATCAATAAGGAGGTCTGGAACGGCCTGAGCGACCACCAGAAGAAGATCATCGAGGTCACCTGCAAGGCCAGCGTAGCCGACAGCTTTGCCCACACCGAAGCCATCCAGGGCAAGGTCATCCGGGAAAACGCCGAGAAACGACATGTAAAAAACATGAAATGGTCCAAGGAGATGCTCGATCTCTACAAGAAGACCTGGCATGATGTAGCCGCCGCCGAAGCGGCCAGGGACCCCTTCTTCAAAAAGGTCTGGGAGGATTTCCGAACCTTTGATAAGGATTATGACTTGTGGGCGTCTTTGGGCTTCCTGTCCAGGTAGTCGGGAATTTTAAATTAGGAAATTCCTACCCTCAAGTTACGGGAGCGGATTTCCAATCTGCTCCCGTAACAAAAGGAAGGGTGGGGGTAGGGCAGATACGGTAACCGGTTTTTCCCGATCCCCGATCCCTGACCCCTGAATGCTGTTTTCGCCCTGACTTAATCCACAAAACTCTGCGCTGTACTTTGACCAAGCGTTTAAAAAGGGAGTTATAGATGGTAACCAAAATAAAAGAAACACCCAGCCGATTTGCCGATGCCCTCGACGGCTTCATTAACCGCATCGGCAATGCCGCCATGTGGATCAACGCCGTTCTGGTCGGTGTGATCATCCTCCAGGTTATTCTCCGCTATGTCTTCGGCCGGGGCCTGGTGATACTCGAAGAAATCCAGTGGCACCTTTATGCCATGGCCTTCATGATCGGCCTGTCCTATGCCGTGGTCAGCGACGCCCACATACGGATCGATGTCATCCATGTCCATTTGTCTGAAAAATGGAAGAGCCGCTGGGAGCTTTTCGGGATTGTCTTTCTGCTCCTGCCGATTATCGTTGTCGTCATCCTCCAAGGCCTGCCTTATGTATATGACTCGCTGAAGGTCAATGAGAGTTCGGACGCCCCCATGGGCCTCCCCTATCGCTGGGCCATCAAGTCGCTTATCCCCATCAGCTTTCTCCTGCTCCTGACAGCGACCCTGGCCCGCCTGACCCGGGTGGTGGCCTCTCTGAAGGGCGGGACCGGCCGGAAATCATCAGCGGAGGTGAAACGCCATGCAGCCAAATGATATCCTCGTTGTGGCCATGTTTGGGACCTTTATTACCTTTTTATTCACCGGCTTTCCGGTGGCCTGGGCCCTGGGAGGCACCGGGGTCCTTTTTGCGGTCGTCGG is a window from the Deltaproteobacteria bacterium genome containing:
- a CDS encoding thiolase family protein produces the protein MFEKAFIPYKGYWSSPFSRWQMSFQNLNAIELAAQTARKFLELRGLGPDIFDGCVLGMTIGQPAWFYANPWFCALLGNDKISGPTLSQACATSATSIYTGGLWVESGMYQNVLVATADRCSNGPHTIWPNPNGPGGEVISENWMMDNFNKDPYARQAMVQTAENVAVLCGGVTKEESDAMAVRRYEQYLMSLANDREFQKGYMIPVEVQISKKKTNIIETDEGISPCTPEGLAPLKPVIAGGCISFGAQTHPADGNAGMIITTKERAKELGQKKEVTIQLLSYGYARAKKAHMAAAVTPAAEMALKNAGIEVKDLAAVKTHNPFSVNDIVMGKQMQIPEGIFNNYGSSLVFGHPQGPTGARCTVELIEELVKIGGGYGLFAGCAAGDTGAALVIKVS
- a CDS encoding PAS domain S-box protein; this encodes MKWAAPEQAKATLFGTWFWGKFFRLASRWPERLITAGLSAVICSIVFSLAPLCGPASADDSKKHILILHSYHKGLEWTDSEDNGILSVLKSRLPDIDVHTEYMDTKRISDDAYYSGFFRLLKRKYASIAFHVVLVTDDDAFNFYLKYHQVLFPGVPAVFCGVNYFKDSDRAGRKDLITGVVEAFDIPNTLRTALCLHPDTSRVWVINDRTTTGLANKRILEEVIPEFKGKVGFVFLEDFDMPEVLDEVRQLSKGDIILLMTFNRDRSGNVYDYNQSIALISKQARVPIYGVWDFYLGKGIVGGMLTSGGDQGRTAAEIALRILNGEKVRNLSVVKESPNRYMFDYLQLKRFQVKPSDLPKESILIHLPDSFYARYKKFILFSAAIIVSLSLIIVILLVNISLRKRYEKALRESEEKYRNLYDTAPDMYHSINSEGIIIDCNATEAAMLGYTKEEIIGRPVADFLTGDSQKTYEKEFSTLTEHRALFGLEREFVRKDRSTFTASLNVFIELDAQGRLVRTKTIGRDITEQKRVEEALRNSREELRSLSAHIQSAREEERGHIAREIHDELGQVLSKLKLDLAWLKKRFLDDQRPLREKIDIMSGLVDSTIRTVQRISSALRPGVLDYLGLAAAIEWQAQEFKDQTGIDFTVAVPPDMTVPDQDVATAVFRIFQETLTNVIRHAQATRVEVRLEKDDAAVRLEVRDNGKGIPDEKKASHASFGLIGMKERARFLGGTMTIDSSPEKGTTLLVNIPFRKADPA
- a CDS encoding response regulator transcription factor, with the protein product MITLLIADDHAIFREGLRQILEDVPDMVVSGEASSGQEVLEKVSKNDYDLLLLDIAMPGLSGLETLKLLKSQKPKLRVLVLSMYPEEQYAVRAIKAGAYGYITKASASEELIGAIRKISGGGRYISASIAEKLLFNLDPEPDRPLHERLSDREYQVLCLIARGRTVGEIAEELCLSVKTVSTHRTHILEKMRLKSNAELTNYALKLGLVCLTD
- a CDS encoding TRAP transporter substrate-binding protein encodes the protein MKRYFFCVVALVAILAVSSVAALAAPKEEKPVLLQVPVAFATNLPGLGDGIMYIANNIELASNGSVKMKVFEPGKLVAPFEVLDAVSKGKVNAGYSTAGYWEGKLPAAPLFSAVPFGPETGEYLAWFYYGNGMKLYQEMYDKAGYNVKVLLAAIIAPETSGWFTKEIKSAADLKGMRMRFFGLGGKVMEKLGVSVSLLPAGEIFPALEKRALDATEFSMPAIDERLGFFKIAKYNYYPGWHQQATTFELLINKEVWNGLSDHQKKIIEVTCKASVADSFAHTEAIQGKVIRENAEKRHVKNMKWSKEMLDLYKKTWHDVAAAEAARDPFFKKVWEDFRTFDKDYDLWASLGFLSR
- a CDS encoding TRAP transporter small permease subunit — its product is MVTKIKETPSRFADALDGFINRIGNAAMWINAVLVGVIILQVILRYVFGRGLVILEEIQWHLYAMAFMIGLSYAVVSDAHIRIDVIHVHLSEKWKSRWELFGIVFLLLPIIVVVILQGLPYVYDSLKVNESSDAPMGLPYRWAIKSLIPISFLLLLTATLARLTRVVASLKGGTGRKSSAEVKRHAAK